Proteins encoded by one window of Antechinus flavipes isolate AdamAnt ecotype Samford, QLD, Australia chromosome 4, AdamAnt_v2, whole genome shotgun sequence:
- the MIEN1 gene encoding migration and invasion enhancer 1, whose translation MSGEPGDELVVPTPGEPLPGSGVRIVVEYCEPCGFESTYLELASAVKEEYPGIEIESRLGGTGAFEIEINGQLVFSKLENGGFPYEKDLIEAIRRASSGEPLQKITNSRPPCVIL comes from the exons ATGAGCGGGGAGCCCGGGGACGAGCTCGTAGTGCCCACTCCCGGGGAGCCCCTGCCGGGCAGCGGGGTCCGCATCGTGGTGGAGTACTG TGAACCTTGTGGATTTGAGTCCACCTATCTGGAGCTGGCTAGTGCTGTGAAGGAAGAATACCCTGGCATTGAGATTGAGTCACGCCTTGGGGGCACTG GAGCCTTCGAGATTGAGATCAATGGGCAGTTGGTCTTTTCCAAGCTGGAGAATGGGGGGTTTCCCTACGAAAAGGAT cTCATCGAGGCTATCCGAAGAGCCAGTAGCGGAGAGCCTCTGCAAAAAATCACCAATAGCCGCCCACCTTGTGTCATCCTGTGA